From the Arctopsyche grandis isolate Sample6627 chromosome 2, ASM5162203v2, whole genome shotgun sequence genome, the window tatatggaCATTAGGTACAACAAACGAACATTTGCTGAGCGGCGTACTTTGCTGCTCGAAAATCAACaactacataaaaatgaaaggcGATTTGGATTTATTAAAGAAGTTGAACAAAATAGTTGACTTTATAATTACCATCATCAAGATTACAGCAATAGAAGAATGACAGAATTGATATGGACTAATATTGGCGAAAAGTTTAATGAATCTGGGAagatataacatttattatttgcataaatatatgaattaatgGGCTAACTGTGTTTTGTGAAATGCTCACATAAATATTCCCTGTTTTGAATGGCATCATTACCCGGCCTTCTTTGATAATTGTCATGATAGCGACTAGAACTCGCCGTTATTGTTTTCAGTTTTTGAAGTAAACTGATATTTTTCGTTCATCTTAATGAAGTTGTGAAGTATGCAAGtagttttaacaattttaacagATTTATCCAATGAACAGGACAAATACACGGTGTTTCAAATACACGAAACTTTGATACAAGTACGAGTATACAAAAAGCGCATTCGACCTCTAGATAAACGGTAGTTAAATATTGTTCAAGACTTCCATTATGCAGTCTCATAATATTGGTGCAAAGGGGAAATCCTTCATCCgccacaaaataaaaattgaatggtCGTCCAAATTCTTCTTCTCCTATTAATGGCATCGACTCTGggattttttaagtattatttgAAAGTGCTTGGCCTAATCTGCAGTTACGAAATACTCCAGAATCACTATTTCTGCCATAATCTCCTACGTCAATACTTGTAAATAGTCCATCTGCATCTGCGCATGCCATAAGATGAAAAGAGAAGTACTCTTTATGATTAAAGTAACTACTTCCTGAATTCGCTGGCGAATGTGTTTGCCATCATGTTATGACTGCAAATGTAGTGAAACCCCGGTGTGCGTGTTTACGTCGCATTTAACGTTAAGTGCTAAATGTGACGAAGCAAATACAGTGAAGCATTTACAGTGTGCATGCTGATTGATGCATCTTTGGTGTGCGGCCTGACTAAGGAGTTCAAAAATTGGCATAAAATACTGTTCAAAGGCATTTAAGTCATGTTTTTAAAGATTGCCAATGAAATTGTCTCTCATCAATGAGTAATCGTTTTGTGAATGTTAATTTTCAGATACAAAGACCCGTTGAATGCTGAAAATTATGTTGGCGTGCCGAGATCAATCATGGATCAGACGCTGGAATGGTTTCACGAATTGGAGAATTCGCTCAAAGCATCCGATACTTGGTTCGACATAGCCGTCAGTACTTACTCTTACTCTTAATGTAATATTGAACACTTCATTATAAATTACGTTCAACAAAAATACTCACCTTTATTGGTTTAttcttattgtattatttttatttttactttattttatttccatcaGTACCTAAtggttttttgttttatattatactagctgtattacccggcttcgctcagtatttataatataaaccacttaaacatgactaagcaaatagtaaacatttaattaaaaaaaaaaaaaaaaacattttttttttgccttctagggcttcgccctcggcgcccctctgagcctttgccttctagggcttcgtccctccacgcccccatgagcaattgccgtttagggctacgcccccatgatcagttgccttttagggcttcgcccctccgcacccccatgattaaatgccgtctagggcttcgcccccatgatcagttgccgataagggcttcgcccctccacgtccccatgattaattgccgtctagggcttcgcccccattatcagttgccttttagggcttcgcccctccgcgcccccattattaaatgccgtttagggcttcgccccatgatcagttgccgtttagggcttcgcctcataaggctgcgccccatggggctgcgacCGATAAGGCTGCGCGCCATAAAGTTGCGCCCCAtcgattttttgtataattgtttcttttcttttccacTACTGGTTTTATTCTTCAATCGTGTTTCTCAGACTAACAAATGCGTCGTTATTAACACTTTGTCGTCGGGTAACGGAGATTACAGTCCTCAGTGAATTGTTGCTAAACGTCGGGTGACTGTAATCTACATTTTGAAATCGTGTTCACCGATCGTGATTTACGTGAAGATTTTTTATATaaccaacattttttatacaaataaatttttaaggagaatttttttttaaatttgcccAACTTCTatataattgcaaaatttaaaatacaatgatttttaatatttttctagcaaataaaatttcatgatagaaaaatattaaaaactatttCCATCGTCTTTCTGATGGacatgattgcaaaatttaaaatattgttgcgtaggggtgggtggaggatccaagtaaaaggccaacagtcgtttcacagcatttattgatgattcaggagatacacgcagtgtcactgctaagtccagaatgacatgatatcgcctacgtaccgccttataaggggtagatctctcaggacgtctaatctgtttacctactgtatagtcacgtattcggatatgtattcccacggtatgagaagtgcaatcattgtttagctttcatgcacttagcttgtcgctaatccctaaaaccacttacaccggtctcacggtctctcaggacgtctaatctgtttacctactgtatagtcacgtattcggatatgtattcccacggtatgagaagtgcaatcattgtttcatgcacttagcttgtcgctaatccttaaaacccacttataccagtcgcacggtatgcatttagttaatccgttaacagatatccgttacagataatctttgaacggtcacagtctctgggattctatttgcttaatccgcggcgtacgttacaatataatCTTTTTTGGACAGGGATaaccaacctttttttatacaaagaaatttttaaatagagaaaaaatctaaaaatattcccatcatctttatttatttatcaaaataacaaaactgctaatacatataacacaaaataacaaaaacaaattataaagcatcttccacaaaggtatccattaacacccttcaagaaagcagcaatgttattagaacttctaatgccttcaggaagggcattatacatttgaacacctctgtgaaaaacacctcctgcagttttagctttcttaactctacctataattaatttatttctatttcttgttttataattatgtatatctctattcctaactaaacttaatttacaatccaaataaatgcccaaatacttaatattatctactacttctaccactctcccatccataatcacatcactcacaacttttttattattcatccacatcatcttagtcttacttaagttcactttcagtttattctcacaTAACCAATCACTTAAATACCGTAATTCCCTAAACATcatcacctacaatataaactaacgtatcatccgcaaacatatgaagttttaaggtttgccgaaccttttctacaaagcatttacaacaattgaacaatgagcggcaccttggctatccgtactctgataataatttttgaactgGGATAACcaatctttttttattcaaagaaatttttaattagcggaaaatatctaaaaatattaccatcGTCTTTATGTCTAAAAAGTCTCTAAAAATCgtctaaaaatattaccatcgtctttatagccagcagcgtggctcggtcgttaagcttctgcttaacactgagaggcgccgagttcgatcccttgagctgacctcgattgaaaagaatttttctgagtatatctgtaatgctgctggtcagaccaggatttgtgactcctggttgatcgtttcctatcagagtttttacaattttctctgatttcattgttgaaacgattcccgattaaaaattggctaaaaatccttcctacccactatgtcaccactattagagtatgattaatgtaaatattacaataaaaatgtatgtacaattcatagatgtctcgttaattgtcgagtttaagtcagtgtctcgtaatttagcgacttatataataaaaaaatgctgtattgtttgtaatttggccaggaaggcgcattggggtttacctgtaatgccttcctggtatgaaataaaaaaataaaaaaaaaataaaaaaaaaatgttataaatgattgcaaaatttacaacatGATAATTTTTGGACAGGAGTAGCCAGCATTTTCATACACTAAATTtccaaaatgagaataaaatcttaaaaatttttTAGCCTCTTTAtgctatacatacatcaatGATTGTAAAATAACAGTACAGTAATTTTTCAGACaagacaacttttttttatacaacaaaatttttaaagtgACTCCGACACATCAAGATTCCTAAAATATGACAAACATCGCTCTCCATTTACGATAAACTGTATGAGGTTGTGGGTGAAGATGCGAAATACTTCCAAAGAGCTATTGGATTTGCTGATGTAATTCACAAAATCAGACAACACGggttggaaattttcaaaacaaCTATCATTCCCTTCTATGGACATTGCATCATCGAGTAAGTATAACCATATGCGTCGGTCTTCTGGTATACTTgcaaattcaacattaaatatacgaaggctaacttttaaatttaataatttcctcAAATTTTCTTGAGTAACGTTGCGTTTACTCAAAACGTTTTTAgacgttaaaaatttaaaagtgtATTCATAAGTTTTGATTGAACCTTCACTGAAAAACGTAATCAATTGAAAGAGGAAGCGACACTGTCTTTCCATGGACAAATCTAAGGAACAAGGGGATTCCCAGTTTATAGTAGAATTTGTTTGTATGATATTCAAAGTATCTTCAACAGATGTTTTTGTAATACTGCTTATGAATTCGATAAGCTCGGtgaagcttttaaaaatgtaataagtaACTGAATTGAACATTGGTGCCATTTTTCTATAAGAAACGTATTTCGTAGCGGATTCAACTTTTTCGATGAAAAGGGCTTGAAACAggtttaaaattttagaaaaacatTTATTGTCAGAGACAGATGCAAGATCTGACATCATTTTCATGtcattttttgttataaatagaAGCTGCTCTGCTGATAGATCGTTGAAGTTGTAattgtcgaaaaaaataaaacaattgtcATGTAAAGTTCTTTTATGGTGTTCTAGTCCTTCACCAATGATTTTTGTCACTTCTTCGGTAAAATCCTCAATTTCGGCAATTTCTATAATTGGTAGTGTGTCATTTCTTTTTTCAATAGACTGTAATATATTCAAGAATGTTCTTGCAATGTCTTTGATTTCctctgaaacatatttattttcgacGAGTTTATTCATAATCAAATCATTCTTAAGTAGCACATCTTCTTCATTTATGTTtccaatttcaatatatatttgtaaaatatcatCATTGACAGCGATATCATCACCAATCTTATGGCAAATGTCACTGATAAGTGAGATAAAATCTTTGTAGCAATGtttctttttattcattaaaccatctttaaaaatttccgttattttaattttgttaaataaaagctcACATATGATACGGTTATCCAAAAAGCTATTTTTCACATATAAACCAATTGTATCTGAAATTTTTGCACGAGCAATAAACTGTTCATGATCTATTATAAACAAATATCCTGGAGTTTGGTTTCTGATGTAAAACGTCTTTTCATCGGTGAACCTAGTATTAAATTGACAGGATAATACTTTTGTTAAATTGTTTCCCTGCCACTCTCCCTCGATGTATTGTTTTCCATCTTCGCTGAACACCGTTTTTCTCGTCACCTCGATTCGACTATCATTCTGGAATCCTTCCCGTCCATCttcattatgaatttcaaaaacTGCCATCTTTTTTTTGGATcgctgaaatttaaaaataataaattaaaattaaaaataccataattaaaaatatttgaatttaaaatactacatctaaaaatattataatttaaaatttcaaaatcaaaaatattatatttaaaacattataataaacaatactataataaaaaatattaaaataaaaaatactatgattaatgtaccataataaaaaaatactgtaattaattatactataattaattcaaaaaaataataccacCCTCTCACCCATACAAGATTATTATGAAAAAGAGAACTTCAATATGTCGAAAATTtggtttttcttaaatatttcaatattaacatgtcgatattatgaatataattgtcTTACCTGAATTTTGATCCCAATCcagattttgtgatttttttctgatGCTACGAGCTTATCGTAAAATAACCGTCTAtctgaaaattcatattaaagtaaaaatattaatcatcCTAGTTGATTGTGTGTAAAACACGTGAAaacttcaattaaaattaaaaatactgtaTGTATACTAGATAAGTAATATACctactataattaaaaatatttaaaaatttaaaatactacatctaaaagtaatataatttgaaatattatacttaaaaatttcaatattaaaacaagtgaaactaagaaaaaccttgaaaatactatgattaataatactataataaaaaatactgtaattaataatactataataatttgaaaaaatattatatataataataccaaGATTTTTATGAAATGGAGAAATTCATTATGACGAAAtgctttttgttaaatatttgaatattaacatGTCgtaattatgaacataattgtcTTACCTCAATTTTGATCCCAATCTGgatattttgacttgttttctgaTGATctatctgaaaatttatataataaataaaaatattaatattcttagtttattgtatttaaaagacatgtttatttttggaaaaaattatacTCTCGATAGTTTATACCGGGGCAGCCAAACCTTTTTATAATTCGGCTGCCCTGGTATAAAGCTAATATTTTCGTCCAACTATTATATATCGCAATctaccaacatacatatgtatataaagggggggggggggggatatgttttatataacgttaacaaatacataatgcttatgaaaaaataacaattttaaaaataagcatGGTTTATGCTACAACAGATCGTTGACACTCCTCAgatttggaaatatttttgggaTTTACAATGAAAGAGATATTCACTACAGGTCAAGATTTTTATCGTTCAAAGAATTTCGTGTATccgattttataatattcatatttaataatctATTGTTCTATTAGAAAAACAGATTCGGCCAAATATGTACGTAGACTCGTAGAGCCCTAACAACAGATCGATTTTTGTGTCGCATTCGTTAAGATTGGatattaatctacatatatgtatatatgtatatatgcacatatgcacATCGATATGATACATCATTCATTTATCTGAAACATATGCACAACGAATATGTCGGTTGTGTTTCAGATATTTTCGGGTAACATTTATcaacatacgtacattttaAGAATGGAGAAAAGATCGACTTAAAATCAAGCCGCGGACGACTGGGTGGGCAGCCCTAGTCGATTTAACGATTTATGCACCGCACCGAATGCGTATGAAGTGACGTCACAAGCGATGGTGTTACCCTGTGTAGCAAGTCGGGAAGTCACCCTTTCCCAACCCAACGTTTCTCGTTTCCCGACTAAAAAAaccgatattttttcaatgtgtaaacaataaaaataataaattttaaataaaataaaaaaataatatgattaaaaccaataaaatttataaatttttcgctgtcatCATTAACAGGtgagaagtttttaaggaaaattcaccgtCAGTTACttaaaacagattgtgcactgcttgttggtcgtccagattaaatttgaatgcactttgatatataggtacacatatcgatacgtaaaaaagtataaatattaatttggaaagttattttgctaatattaatatatgggggaggggggggggggaggtgtggcgccgtaaaatattttgcggggggggcaccgggaattcacgctacgccactgactgggttcgatcctgtgcaAATCTTTAATAGATTAGCCCAGGATcgaatttggatatttgtgactccaagtcgattgtttcttgtcagagtttgccaattttatctgatcattgttgaaacggttcctcaaaattggcaaaaaaaaaatcatcttctgtatatttaatatatgtacaatttgtaaaaaaatatgtacaagtatccatagatgtctatccataaatggattaatttattaataaattaattaattgttaatttcgtgttcttcagcttctcgaaatacagtgatttgtgtaataaaaatactgcattgtttattattaattgtctaggaaggcacattggggtcttcctgtcaagccttcctggtatatatctacatatgtaaaataaataaggatCTCAGAAATTTGTAACGCCGTGCCTGAGGGGCTCTAGCAAAATAAATGTGCCATTGATAGGGAATCAAATTAGAAACCGAAGAAATAAA encodes:
- the LOC143921281 gene encoding uncharacterized protein LOC143921281; its protein translation is MAVFEIHNEDGREGFQNDSRIEVTRKTVFSEDGKQYIEGEWQGNNLTKVLSCQFNTRFTDEKTFYIRNQTPGYLFIIDHEQFIARAKISDTIGLYVKNSFLDNRIICELLFNKIKITEIFKDGLMNKKKHCYKDFISLISDICHKIGDDIAVNDDILQIYIEIGNINEEDVLLKNDLIMNKLVENKYVSEEIKDIARTFLNILQSIEKRNDTLPIIEIAEIEDFTEEVTKIIGEGLEHHKRTLHDNCFIFFDNYNFNDLSAEQLLFITKNDMKMMSDLASVSDNKCFSKILNLFQALFIEKVESATKYVSYRKMAPMFNSVTYYIFKSFTELIEFISSITKTSVEDTLNIIQTNSTINWESPCSLDLSMERQCRFLFQLITFFSEGSIKTYEYTFKFLTSKNVLSKRNVTQENLRKLLNLKVSLRIFNVEFASIPEDRRIWLYLLDDAMSIEGNDSCFENFQPVLSDFVNYISKSNSSLEVFRIFTHNLIQFIVNGERCLSYFRNLDVSESL